GCTCGGAGCTGCCGAGGAGCAGAGGGATGGCAAGGAAATAGGGAGCTCAAGGAgcggaggaaaaaaaaaaaaaaagggaagggaagggaaggaaggggaatCAATAGCATCCAGCTGGCGAATGGAGCCCGGGCCTCTCCCCAGCCCATCACCGGCGCCTCTGGGCGCCCCGAGCGGCTTCCCCGAGGCCGGGGCTGCGGAGGAGCCGCAAACCGCACCGTGTTCCCCCCCCACAACCCGGGACCCCCCCgctctgccccccaactcccccagccccgcatcTCTCGGTGCTTCTCTCCTAATCATATTGCATCGATCGGGGAAGGgccggggggcggggagggggctaCCGCATTACTCAATTATGTCGCACTAATTACtaaaaagtctcttttttttttttttttgctgtttgctcGGCGCAGGGCAGAGTCCAGCGCCTGCCCCGGGGGCCCCCGGAGCTGCaaacctgggggtgctggtgcgGGGGgcgaggaaggaggaggagggggggcgGTGGTCCCAGCCCCGGGGAGGCTGTGCGGGACGGTGGGAGCGCTGGGCAGCTGCGGGGATGGATCTATCGATGGGCGGTCGATGAGCCGATCGATGCTCTATCGCCATTATTACACTCAATGAAACCTTTCCAGACGcggctgctccagccctgggtggTTCCCAACCTCCTCCTCGTTGCCCACCCCTCAACCAACCCCAGCATCCTTCAGCTCAGCCAGAGGCCAGGAGCCCCTGCCCATCATTTCCCAGATCCTGGTACCCCCTTTCCCAGATCCTGGtaccctcctctccatcctttcCTATATGCTGGTACCCTCGTGCCCATCCTTTCCCAGATCCTTGtaccctcctctccctcctttcccagaTCCTGGTACCCCCCCGCCCATCCTTTCCTAGATCCTGGTACCCCCTTTCCCAGATCCTGGTGCCCCCTTTCCCAGATCCTGGtaccctcctctccatcctttcCCAGATCCTGGTACCCCCTTGCCCATCCTTGCCCTGATCCAGccatcccctcccagctccaggtGCCCCTTCCCAACCTTTCCCAGCTCCTGGTACCCCCTTTCCCAGATCCTGGtaccctcctctccatcctttcTCAGATCCTGGCACCCCCGTGCCCAtcctttcccagctcctggTACCCCCCTTGCCCACCCTTGCCCTGATCCAGccatcccctcccagctccaggtGCCTCTTCCCAACCTTTTCCAGCTCCTGGTACCCCCTTTCCCAGATCCTGGTACCCTCGTCTCCATCCTTTCCCATATCCTGGTACCCCCTCGCCCATCCTTGCCTAGAtccagcgcccccccccccccactgccccccatccctgccccgcTCCAGGTGCCCCTGTCCAtcctttcccagctcctgggAGCTCCTTGCCCACCCTTTCCCAACTCCCGGTTTTCCCTGCCCATCCCTGTCCGACTGCGACCCTCCCACCACCCTTGAGCGTTGTTGCCCCCGTCTccgcgcccccccccctcccccatccTTGCCCGTCCGAGCCTCCTGTTCACCCCTGCCCGGCATGgagaccccctccccatccctgcctggcTCTGAGACCCCCCTGCCCGTCTCCAAgacccctccccatccctgcctggcTCTGAGACCCCCCTGCACATCTCcaagccccctccccatccctgcctggcTCTGAGACCCCCTGCCCGGCTCCGAGACCCCCTGCCCATTTCCAAaccccctccccatctccaagccccctcaccatctccaagccccctgccaatCCCTCCGCATCTCCGAGACCCCTGCCCATCCCTGTCCATCTCCGACCTCCCccactcccaccccctcccGGCTTCGTGTCCCATTCCCTGCCTGGCAGTCCCCCCCCTCCACCCCTACCCGGATCCCGGGGACCCCCCCTCTCGCCCGGGACGCGGCTCCCTCCCGGTTTGGGGGTCCCGCTCCCGACAGGGATGCACCGGGAGTGAGAGATGGGAGATGGGGCCGGATTCCTCCCATATCCCAGCCAGGACCTTACTCCGGGCTGGAGGGCGGTGTAAGGGGACAGGggcagaaaagcagctgagggagggacCCCCACTCCCCCAGGGATCATCCTCTGCATCCACATCCCAGGAATTTGAGGGGCTTTATTGAATTGAGCACTTCAGCCACTTCCCAGagacaggatgggatgggatgggatgggatgggatgggatgggacgggaagggaagggaagggatgggacgggacgggacgggacgggacgggacgggacgggatgggatgggatgggatgggatgggatgggatagttAAGGTGGGATAGGATAGTTGGGATGGGATAATTAGAATGGGATGAACAGGAATGGGGTTGGATGGAATAGATAGGATGAACGGGAAGAATGGGATGGAATATTTTGGGTGTGATCGATGACATGTCATGGAATAGGTGGGATGAATGGGATGGAATGGTTGGAGTGGGTAATGTAGTATAGATGGGATAGAACAGATGGGATGGATAGGATGACTGGGATGGAACGGTTGGGATGGGGTAGATGGGATGGAACAGATGGGACAGAAGGGGATGGAATGGCTGGGATGAGATGTATAGGATATGTGGGATGGAACAGATGGGATGGACAGGGTGAAAGGGATGGAATGGTTGGGATGAGagagatgagatgggatgggatgggatgggatgggatgggatgtaTAGGATATACAAGATGGGATGGAAcagatgggatggaatgggatgtATAGAATATGTGGGATGGGATCGAACAGATGGGGTGGAGTAGGACGGAATGGGATGTAGAGGATAGATGGGATGGCATGGGATGGGATGTATAGGATATATGGGTTGAGATGGAGCATGTGGGACAGATGGAATGGAATGGCTGGGATGGGATAGGTGGGACAGAACAGATGAGATGGAACAAGTAGTACGAATAGGATGGAGTAGTTGGAATGGGATAGATAGGATGGATAGGATGGAGCAGATGGGATGGGGTGAATGGGATGGAATGTCTGGGATGAGACACCGAGTGCCAGCCGATCCGGTGGCCTCAGCCGGGCTCTTGTCTTCTCTTCggcccttccctcccctccctttccctttttccctttccttttctcctttgccattccattttgcttttccctttccagtttccatttccagtttctccttccctctccattttccctttccatttttcctttcccatttcctctttccattttccccttccattttccctttccccttccctgtttctctttccccttccctgtttctctttccccttccccttttccattttccctttccctttcccattcCACTttgctttcccctttccctctcctttttcccttccattctccctttccatttttcctttcccatttcctcTTCCCATTTGCCCCTTccatttcctcttccccttttccattttcatttccccttccattttcccttccccttccctgtttccctttcccttttcctctttcctctttccatttccccttccattttccctttccccttccattttccctttcccctgccctgtttccctttccccttccctgtttccctttcccatttccccttcccctttcccttttccattttccctttcccttttccctttcccttttcccttttccctttccctttccctttccctttccctttccctttccctttccctttccctttccctccctttccctttccctttccctttccctttcccctttcccctttccatttccccttccctgtttcccatttccctttcccctctccctttccccttttccattttcccttttccaagtGCGGTTgaagggggctggggacagagagGCCCTGGGGGTGGGACCcaggggaggggacaggagcaTCCAGGGGTGGGGTCAGCCAGCTGTGTGCACGGGGGGCGGGGCAGACAGATGTGCGAGGGAGGGGGGGCACCTCTGCCAGATGTGCTGGGGTGCTACTGGGGGGGCTACGGCTCCTTTGCAGGGggagcatccctggagaggaGGGGTTATGGCTCCattgcggggggggggggagcacTTGGGGGGAGGGGGTCATCCaggtgtggggggggggggttaccTGGGCTGGACGGGGGGGTCTCTGGCTGCTTTGCAGGGGGAGACACCTTGTACGGGGGGGGGTTactttggggtgggggggtcatCCAGGTGCGGGGGGGTCATCCAGGTGCAGGGGTGGTCACCTGGGCTAGGTGGGGAGGGCTGTGGCTGCTTTGCAGGGGGCACACCTTGTGCGGGGGGCGTCATCCAGGTGCAGAGTGGGGGTcacctgggctgggggggctgtggcTGCTTTGCAGGGGGGGACACTTTGTGCGGGGGGGGTCATCCAGGTGCAGGGGGGGCTCATCTGGTCTGGGGGGTCATCCAGGTGCAGGGGGGTGGTCACCTGGGCTTGGAGGGGGGCTATAACTGCTTTTCCGGGGTGGATACCTTGTGCAGGGGGGGGTCACTTTGGGGGGGAGGGTGTCATCCAGGTGCAGAGATGGGGTcacctgggctgggggggctaTGGCTGCTTTGCAGGGGGGGACACCTTGTGCGGGGGGGATCATCCAGGTGCAGGCGGGGGCTCATCTGGTCTGGGGAGGGGTCATCCAGGTGCAGGGGGGTGGTCacctgggtttggggggggctatggCTGCTTTGCAGGGGGGACACCTGGTACGGGGTCTTCACCCCGGTGCCGGGGGGATGGTTAAGGGTGGAGGGGGGACACCTTGTCTTGGGGGAGGGGGTGTCACCTCTGCTGTGGATGCGATTCGCCCCGGGgggagatgatgatgatgatgatggagaggaggggggggtgaagggggggggggcggtgcaGCTCGATTCGAGAGGGGGGTGGAAAAGGGGGGTGAAAGGGGGGGGTGGGGCTTTGCTGACGTCACGACGCGGCCCAGAGCGAGGCTGCCGGGAGCCGCGAGCCGAACCGCAGCCGCCCCGCACCCCGGCGCGGAGCATCATGCTGGGCTGacccccccccttctctctctctctctctctctctcctcagaGCGGAGTCTGAATTAATccaggggaggagaagaggaaaaaaaaaatagaaaaaaaaagaaaataaggggagaggggagcggtggaggaggaggaggaggaggaggaggaggaggaggcggggggggggtgggggaggaaggagcGAGCGAGCGAGCGAGCGGGgcgaggcagcagcagagcccgGTGGCCACCAGGATGGAGCTGGCGATGGAGAACCTGGGCGGCTTGGCCGGCGTCCCGCACTCGCAGCCCGCGGAGCTGCTGAGCCCCGCGCACGGCAGGCAGGGCTCGCACCGCAACCTGGTCCCGCACGGCCGGCCGGCTATGGTGTCCGGGATGGCCTCCATCCTCGAAGGGGGCGATTACCGAGGAGAACACAGCCTGGCGGCCCCGCTGCACCCGGCTATGAGCATGCCCTGCGAATCCCCCTCCTCCGGCATGAGCCTCAGCAGCACCTACACCACGCTGACCCCCCTGCAGCACCTGCCGCCCATCTCCACCGTCTCCGACAAGTTCCACCACCCGCACCACCATCACCatcaccaccatcaccaccacccgCACCAGCGCTTGGCCGGCAACGTGAGCGGCAGCTTCACCCTCATGCGCGACGACCGGAGCTTGgcttccatgggcaacctcTACAGCCACTACCCCAAGGACGTGGGGGCGATGGGGCAGCCCCTCTCGCCGCTGGGCAGCCTGCACAACGCCCAGCAGCCCCTGGCCCCCTACGGGCCCGGGGGCCACTTGCCCAACGAGAAGATGCTCTCGCCCAACGGCTTCGACTCGCACGCCGCGATGCTCTCCCGGGGCGAGGAACACCTCGCCCGGGGGCTAGCGGCTCCCAGCTCGGCGATGATGCCCCCTCTCAACGGGATGCACCCCCACGGCCCCCCGCACCCCCAGCCCGGAGCATCCCTCCTCGGGGAACGGGATCGCCAGGCCCCGGGAAGCGGCTCCCAGCCCGGGGGCTCCGGGCAGGTGGAGGAGATCAACACCAAGGAGGTGGCTCAGAGGATCACGGCCGAGCTGAAGCGTTACAGCATCCCGCAAGCCATCTTCGCGCAGAGGATCTTGTGCCGCTCGCAGGGGACCCTCTCGGACCTGCTGAGGAACCCCAAGCCCTGGAGTAAGCTCAAATCCGGCCGCGAGACTTTCAGGAGGATGTGGAAATGGTTGCAAGAGCCCGAATTTCAAAGGATGTCGGCGCTCAGGCTGGCAGGTAAGGACGAGGCACCCACCCCGCACACCTGGGGGGGGACCACGGACACgcggggggggtccctggttCGTGGGGAGGGGGCCcgggatggggacagggctggaccGGGGGCGACGGGGCCGATTCGAGGCTTCGTCTTGCGAAGAGACGCGAAAggctttgagaagaaaagggaaggaaattgTGTTACAGGTGAATGATAGCGAAGGCGAATCGTGCTGAAAGcgaattcttcctcctcctctcctgccgGCCTGCTCCTCCCTGCGGGAAATGCGGGATCCCGGGTCCGAGGGAGCCggcagctgctccctgcagccccgGGGATGATGCCTGGTCCCCGGGATGGAGCCCAGAGCCCCGGTAGCAGCTCCTCCCacgctccccgccgccccctcgGCTGCCTTCATCCCCGGGGATGGTTCCTTGTCCCCGGGATGGAGCTCGGAGCTCCGGCGGCAGCTCCTCCCCCGCTCTCCATGCCCCGTTCGGCTCCTTCCAGCCCCGGGGATGATTCCTTGTCCCCGGGATGGAGCTCGGAGCCCCGGTGGCAGCTCCCCCTACGCTCCCCGTGCCCCGTTCGGCTCCCTCCAGCCCCGGCGATGATTCCACGCTCGGTCCCGCTCGCTGAACCGGTTCCTTGTCCCCGAGACGGCCACCGGAGCCCCGGGAGCAGCGTCCCCCGCTTCCCTGTCGCCTCCTCGGTTGCCTCCAGCCCCGGAGAGGATCCCTCTCCCGGCTCCTTGTCCCCGGGACGGACCCCGGAGAGCCGGGAGCGGCTCCCCCTCCGCCTCCCGTGGGTGCGGGCTGAGCAGCAGCCTCTCCCGGAGCCCCCTCGGTGCTTTCGGCCCCGCCGCTCGGTACCGGAGCCGCGTCCCTCTCCGTgtctccccccccccacccaccGCTGCCCCATCGCTCCCCCCCGGGAACGGCAGCTCCGCTCCCTCGGGGCACCCACCGCCCTCCAGGAGAAGCGgggaaccccccccccccggtgctCCCCGGTTTGGCTGGGGACCCCCTGCTTCCCGCAGCTCCGCGGGTGCGGAGCGCAGCGCGCTTCCCCGCGGCCTCAGCCCTCGGGATTTGCTGGAAAAACTCTGGTTTTTTGCCGCAGCTCCGCGTCCCCAGAGCTGCGAACACAGGGCTGGGCTTCCAGCCCTTCTTTCCGCGGCTTCTCCGCGCTGGGCTCCGCGGGAGCGGCTGCGGGGTGAAAATCAACGGCTTGTACGTTGTTTTATTTGTAAGAAATCCGATTTTTTTTCCGGGCTCTCGGCACGACCGGGGAGCCCGGCGTTATTTATGGAGGAGAGCGGCGTTCATATGTATTTAGTGTAATTCAGTTGCTCTTTAATTAGGGCAGGGTAGTGGCATCTTTTAGTTCCAGTCGATGCCCTATTGAAAAGCAGTTAATAGAATGCAAATTGTCCCTGGCTTTACAAGGTTCTGGTAAATAAAGATTTAAACACTGCCGCGATCGGCCCTTTAATGCCCCCGTTGCTGGGGCTAATTGAGCAGAGGAAGGCTGGTTTCCCCCTCGCCAAAAGCTGAAATGATAACCGGGATGGGGATGGTAAAGATGAGGCTGGGGGAGGCTCGAGGGGTCCCTTCCCACAGCTCCGGCCCCGCTGCCACCGCTCCGCTCCTGAGCAGCATCCCGCGAGGCTTATGCGCCCCAGTTTGTCTTTTATTCTCTTccaatttgtttttttattctcttccaatttgtttttttattctcctccaatttgttttttattctccTCCAATTTGTGTTTTTTATTCTCCCCCAATATTGTTTTTATTCTCCCCAATAGTGGTTTTATATTCTCCCCCAATAGTGGTTTTATATTCTCCCCCAATATTGGTTTTATTCTCCCTCAATATTGGTTTTATCCTCTCCCAATTTGGTTTTTATCCTCCCCCaatttgtctttttattctcctccaatttgtttttttttttattctcctccgatttggtttttttattctcccccaatttgttttttttttgttgtttttcttttattctctcCCAATTTGTTCTTTATTCTCCCCCCAAAT
Above is a window of Phaenicophaeus curvirostris isolate KB17595 chromosome 28, BPBGC_Pcur_1.0, whole genome shotgun sequence DNA encoding:
- the ONECUT3 gene encoding one cut domain family member 3; its protein translation is MELAMENLGGLAGVPHSQPAELLSPAHGRQGSHRNLVPHGRPAMVSGMASILEGGDYRGEHSLAAPLHPAMSMPCESPSSGMSLSSTYTTLTPLQHLPPISTVSDKFHHPHHHHHHHHHHHPHQRLAGNVSGSFTLMRDDRSLASMGNLYSHYPKDVGAMGQPLSPLGSLHNAQQPLAPYGPGGHLPNEKMLSPNGFDSHAAMLSRGEEHLARGLAAPSSAMMPPLNGMHPHGPPHPQPGASLLGERDRQAPGSGSQPGGSGQVEEINTKEVAQRITAELKRYSIPQAIFAQRILCRSQGTLSDLLRNPKPWSKLKSGRETFRRMWKWLQEPEFQRMSALRLAACKRKEQEQQKDRSLQPKKQRLVFTDLQRRTLIAIFKENKRPSKEMQMTISQQLGLELNTVSNFFMNARRRCMNRWQEEPGTNPGVPSSSTSTFSKA